The sequence below is a genomic window from Curtobacterium sp. MCPF17_002.
CGGCGATCTGGTGGAACTCGCGGGCGGAGAGCTGCCGCATCTTGGTGCCGTCGAACTTCGTCAGCCCGGTGAACAGCACGGACCGGATGGGCACGTTGATGCCGACGCCGAGGGTGTCGGTCCCGCAGATGACGGGGAGCAGCCCGCGCTGTGCGAGCTGTTCGACGAGCCGTCGGTACTTCGGCAGCATGCCGGCGTGGTGCACGCCGATGCCGGCCCGGATCAGGCGGGAGAGGGTCTGGCCGAACCCGGCGCTGAAGCGGAACCCCGCGATGGCTTCGGCGATCGCGTCCCGACGCTCGCGCGACGCGACCTTCGCCGACATCAGCGACTGCGCCCGTTCGAGCGCGGCCGCCTGGGCGAAGTGCACGATGTAGATCGGCGCCTTGCCCTCCTCGAGCAGCCGCTCGACGGTCTCCTGCACGGGCGTCATCACGTACTCGTACTCGAGCGGCACGGGGCGGGAGACACCGGTCACGCGGGCGGTGGGTCGCCCGGTCCGGCGGGAGAGGTCGTCGGCGATGGTGGTGACGTCGCCGAGCGTCGCGGACATGAGGAGGAACTGCGCCCGTTCGAGCACGAGGAGCGGCACCTGCCACGCCCATCCGCGGTCGGGGTCGCCGTAGAAGTGGAACTCGTCCATCACGACGACGTCGACGTCGGCGTCCGGGCCCTGTCGCAACGCCAGGTTCGCCAGGATCTCGGCCGTGCAGCACACGATCGGGGCATCGGCGTTGACGCTGGAGTCGCCCGTGACCATGCCGACGTTCTGCGCGCCGAACAGGTCGACGAGCTGGAAGAACTTCTCCGAGACGAGCGCCTTGATCGGTGCGGTGTAGTAGCTGCGCTTGCCCTCGGCGAGCGCCGCGAAGTGCGCACCGGCGGCGACGAGGGACTTGCCGGTGCCGGTGGGGGTGCTGAGCACGACGTTGGCACCGGACACGAGCTCGATGAGCGCTTCGTCCTGCGCCGGGTAGAGCGGTCGGCCGCCTCCGGCAGCCCAGTCGGCGAACGCTTCGTAGACCTCGTCGGGGTCGACGGCGCCGCCGTCGGCCGCGGAGCGCGCCGGCGGGAGCGCCGCGACGAGCGGAGGCAGGGTGGAGACGTCCGTCATGCCCCCATCCTCCCAGGTACCTCCATGAGGGACTGGAGGCGCGGTGCCAGGCCGCCCCGCGCCTCCAGTCCGATGGGTGCCGGACTGGAGGCGCGTCTCGATACGCGCGCATAGACTCGCGTCGTGCGCGAACTCGGCTTCCTCTCCTTCGTCCCGAACCACGGCGGCACGGCAGGCGCGGCCGCCGCGCTCGAGGACGGGCTCCGCCTGTTCGAGACCGCCGAGGCCCTGGGCTACGGCACCGGCTGGGTCCGCGGTCGCCACTTCGAGCCGTTCCTCACGAGCCCGATGACGTTCTTCGCGGCGGCCGCCCAGCGGACCCGCAGGATCGGGTTCGGCACCGCCGTGCTCGGCATGCGCTACGAGGACCCGGTCCGGCTCGCGGAGGACGCCAGCACCGTCGACCTGCTCAGCGGCGGTCGCGTGCAGCTCGGCATCAGCACGGGCATCGCCGGCTACGGGCCGATCCTCGACCCGGTGTTCGGTGGCTCCGAGCGGAGCTTCCGCGACGAGGCCGAGGCCCGCGCCGCACGTCTCCTCGAGGTCCTCGAGGGCGAGCCGCTCGGCACCGCCGGCAAGGGCTACGAGAGCATCCCCGCCGGCGCCGACCTGACGCTGCAGCCCCTCAGCCCGGCGCTCCGGGGCCGGGTCTGGCGGGGCGGCGGCAGCATGGGCACGGCACTGCGG
It includes:
- a CDS encoding LLM class flavin-dependent oxidoreductase gives rise to the protein MRELGFLSFVPNHGGTAGAAAALEDGLRLFETAEALGYGTGWVRGRHFEPFLTSPMTFFAAAAQRTRRIGFGTAVLGMRYEDPVRLAEDASTVDLLSGGRVQLGISTGIAGYGPILDPVFGGSERSFRDEAEARAARLLEVLEGEPLGTAGKGYESIPAGADLTLQPLSPALRGRVWRGGGSMGTALRTAEKGLLLHCSTLNTEDTGAPFAVAQADQIAAYRERFAELHPGRRPKVAVGRIVVPLLDDHDRAVHEEFLTGYASGMDDEGRPLSGTPPFRFSKVLSGEPSAIVDALLADPAVRATDELVITLPANGDAASHERILRIVAEEIAPAVRAADERPASD